One window of the Chanos chanos chromosome 11, fChaCha1.1, whole genome shotgun sequence genome contains the following:
- the qdprb.1 gene encoding dihydropteridine reductase isoform X2 — MAAAEAHRVIIYGGKGALGSKCVQYFKSKNWVTADVGELLGEQKVDAILCVAGGWAGGSAKAKVLYKNADLMWKQSVWTSTISGHLATKHLKEGGLVTLAGAKPALSGTPGMIGYGMAKAAVHQLCQSLAGANSGLPSGAAAVAILPVTLDTPMNRKFMPDADVSTWTPLEYVAELFYKWTTGEDRPVSGSLVQLVTADGKTQATPL, encoded by the exons CATTGGGATCTAAATGCGTACAGTACTTCAAGTCGAAAAACTGG gtaaCAGCTGATGTTGGGGAGCTCCTAGGTGAGCAGAAAGTGGATGCCATCTTGTGTGTCGCTGGTGGTTGGGCAGGGGGTAGCGCCAAGGCCAAAG tgcTGTATAAAAATGCTGACCTGATGTGGAAACAGAGTGTTTGGACCTCAACCATCTCTGGTCACCTAGCAACCAAACACCTGAAAGAGGGGGGGCTGGTCACATTAGCTGGGGCTAAACCCGCGCTCAGTGGAActccag gtatGATTGGGTATGGTATGGCAAAGGCAGCCGTGCATCAGCTGTGTCAGAGTCTTGCAGGAGCCAATAGCGGCCTTCCCTCAGGCGCTGCTGCTGTTGCCATCCTGCC AGTTACTTTGGATACACCGATGAACAGGAAGTTCATGCCTGATGCGGATGTTAGCACCTGGACTCCGTTGGAGTACGTAGCAGA ATTGTTCTATAAATGGACAACGGGAGAAGACAGACCAGTATCTGGAAGTCTGGTGCAATTAGTCACCGCTGACGGCAAAACCCAGGCTACACCACTGTGA
- the qdprb.1 gene encoding dihydropteridine reductase isoform X1, whose amino-acid sequence MAAAEAHRVIIYGGKGALGSKCVQYFKSKNWWVACIDITANEEANANVTVKMTESFTEQASQVTADVGELLGEQKVDAILCVAGGWAGGSAKAKVLYKNADLMWKQSVWTSTISGHLATKHLKEGGLVTLAGAKPALSGTPGMIGYGMAKAAVHQLCQSLAGANSGLPSGAAAVAILPVTLDTPMNRKFMPDADVSTWTPLEYVAELFYKWTTGEDRPVSGSLVQLVTADGKTQATPL is encoded by the exons CATTGGGATCTAAATGCGTACAGTACTTCAAGTCGAAAAACTGG TGGGTTGCTTGTATCGATATCACTGCGAACGAGGAGGCCAATGCCAATGTGACGGTTAAAATGACGGAATCTTTCACTGAACAAGCCAGCCAG gtaaCAGCTGATGTTGGGGAGCTCCTAGGTGAGCAGAAAGTGGATGCCATCTTGTGTGTCGCTGGTGGTTGGGCAGGGGGTAGCGCCAAGGCCAAAG tgcTGTATAAAAATGCTGACCTGATGTGGAAACAGAGTGTTTGGACCTCAACCATCTCTGGTCACCTAGCAACCAAACACCTGAAAGAGGGGGGGCTGGTCACATTAGCTGGGGCTAAACCCGCGCTCAGTGGAActccag gtatGATTGGGTATGGTATGGCAAAGGCAGCCGTGCATCAGCTGTGTCAGAGTCTTGCAGGAGCCAATAGCGGCCTTCCCTCAGGCGCTGCTGCTGTTGCCATCCTGCC AGTTACTTTGGATACACCGATGAACAGGAAGTTCATGCCTGATGCGGATGTTAGCACCTGGACTCCGTTGGAGTACGTAGCAGA ATTGTTCTATAAATGGACAACGGGAGAAGACAGACCAGTATCTGGAAGTCTGGTGCAATTAGTCACCGCTGACGGCAAAACCCAGGCTACACCACTGTGA